The sequence GGCCCGACCCCGGCCGACGCCCACAGCCGGCCGGCCAGCCCGGTGCCGGCCGCCATGATGTCGTCGAGCGGCCAGTGCAGCGGCAGCCGCGGGCGGGGCGGCGCGGCGAACGCCAGCCCGGCGACGTGGACGGGCCGGTGCGGCAGGTCGCGGGCCCGCTCGGCGGACGTCAGGACGAACGCGGCCACGCCGTCGACCGGCAGGTCGCAGTCGTAGCGGCAGACCGGGTCGTTGATCACCGGCGCGGACAGGTACTCGTCCCGGCTGAGCGGCTTCCCGTGCCAGTAGGACCACGGGATGCGCGCGCCGTTCTTGCGGGCCTCCGCGACGACGGTCGCCATCGCCTCCCGGCTGGCGCGATAGCGCTGGAGGTACTCGTTGTACGGCAGCGCGATCATCGCGAGCGGCCCGAAGAAGCCCTGCGGGGCGGTCCACTGCTGGGCGCCGGCGGCGGTCCGCATCGGGTTGGCGTGGTAGCGGCCCGGCGGGTTGTGCAGCGCCCGGTGCAACAGGACGTAGTCGGCGGCGCCGCTGGTGATGGCGCCGACCGCCAGTGCCACGGCGCCGGGCAGCTGCCCGATGCCCTGGAACCCGGCCGCGTACCGAGGCGTGACGCCGAGATGGTCGGCGAGCCACTGCGCCGTGACCGTGCTGACCCCGTCCTCGACGGTGTGCGCCCCGGCGGTCGGGAACAGCGCGGCGGTGGCGAACCCGTCGATGTCGTCGGGCTTGAGACCCGCGTCGGTGATCGCCGCGCGGGCCGTGTCGACGGCGACGGCGCCCAGCGGGCGGGGCGCGTGCCGCCACACCTGGCTGTGCGCGTAGCCGACGATCGCGACCTGGCCGCCGCCGGACGGGCGGCTCACGAGGCCTCCACGAGCCGGAAGGCCGGGATGGCGACGCCGGGAGCGACGTCCTCGAACGCCGCCGCCACCCCGGCGCCGAGCCGGAGCCCGGCCCCGGGCCCGTCGAGAAGGCGGCCGATCAGGCGCAGCTCGGCCTGTTCGGCGAGCTCGACGTCGACGAGGACGAACGGCACGTCGCCCGCGAACCCGGGCAGGAACGACTGGCGGACCACCGTCCAGGACCGCACGACGCCGCTGCCGCTGACGGCCTCGAAGGCGAAGCCGGGGTCGGAGCTCCCGCAGGCCGGGCAGACCGGGTCGGGCGGGATCACGAACGTCCGGCAGCGCGCGCAGCGGGCCACGGTGAGCACGTGCCGGCCCGCCGCCTCCCAGTAGGCGGACGACAGCGCGTCCGGCACCGGAAGCGGCCGGCCCGGGAGCCCTTCGGCCGGGCTGGTCACGGGATCGCTCCGGCGTCCTTGAGCTCGGCGATCTGCTCCCAGGTATAGCCCAGGTCCAGCAGGACCGTCTCGGTATCCTCGCCGTGCTCCGGGGCGCGCCGCAGGTCCGCGGGCCGGCCGTTGAACTGCACGGGCACGTTCGGCAGCGAGTAGGTCGGCCCGCCGTCCACCTCGACCTGGCCCAGGTAGTCGTTGGCGAGCACCTGCGGGTCGGTGAGCAGCTCCTCGACGGCCTGCATCGGGGCCCACGGCGCGTCGATCCGGCCGAGCAGCTCCTTCCACTCGGCGAAGGTCCGGGTGGCGAACTCGGCCTCCAACGCGTCGACGCAGGCGTCGCGGTTCTCGGCGCGGGCGCGCAGGTCGGCGAAGCGCGGGTCGGCGGCCAGGTCGTCGCGGCCGACCAGGCGGCAGAAGCCGGCCCAGTAGCGGTCGGACTCCAGGAAGACGAGCTGGATGTGCCGCCCGTCGCTGGTCCGGTACGCCCCGACCAGCGGGTTGACGTAGGCCTCCCGCCCGGTCGCCGCCCGCGGCCGCCCGCCGGCCAGCGCCGACAGCACGTCCGAGGACAGCGTCCACATCGCGGTGGCGAGCAGCGAGACGTCGACGACGGAGCCCTCGCCGGTTCGCTCCCGCTGCAGCAGCGCGGTGGCGATCCCGAAGGCCAGGGCCATCGCGCCGTTGCGGTCGCCGATCGCGCCGCGCTGGCCGATCGGCGCGTCCCGGTCCGGCGGGGTCAGGACGTGCGCCATCCCGCCCTGCGCCCAGAAGGCCGACGAGTCGTAGCCGGGCCGGTCGGCGCCGGGCCCGCGGACGCCGAAGCCGTGCCCGCGGGCGTAGACGAGGCGGGGGTAGCGCGCGGCGAGCGTGTCCGCGTCGAGGCCGAGGCGCTCCAGGGCGCCGGGCCGGAAGCTGGTCAGGAAGACGTCGGCCGTGTCGAGCAGCCGGTCGAGGGCCGCGCGGCCGGCCTCGCTGCGCAGGTCCAGCGCGACGGAGCGCTTGCCCCGGTTGGCCAGCGCGACCGAGAGGTTCACCCCGCCGCCGTCGGTGCCGATGCCCTGGGTGGCGAGCGCGCGGTACGGGTCGCCCTCGGGCCGCTCGACCCGGATCACGTCGGCTCCCCAGTCGGCCAGCAGCGCGCCGGCGACGGGCACGAACACCCACTGGGCGAGCTCGACGACGCGTAACCCGTCGAATGCACCCTTCGCCACGCGAGCACCTCCTCTTCTTGATCAATTCAGCCTCGACCCAGCGGCCGGCACCCGAGACCCGGGCGTCGTGTCGGCCGGTGGAGGCGGACCGCGGTCGGCGTCGCGACACGACGGGCCGACTGTAGGACGCCAGCATCTGTTTTGGGAAGACCCAATTTCGTTTTAGGTAGAACGTTGACTTCTCACGAAGGTGTTGCGATCCTCCTCACAGCCAGCCAGGCAGCCTGCGTCCCAGGTCCCGGCACCGCCAGCCCGCCAGCCCGGGCGGCGGGAGCAGACGACTCACGCGTGATCACCGTGATTTTTCGATCTTGATTTCGTGACGAACGAACCAGCGAAGCGAGGTACTCGCCCATGTGGCATGACGGTTCCTGTCCTGGCTCAGGACGGCGCAGGCGCGCGGCGGCACGCCCGGGCGCGGTCCGCTTAGGCGCCCTGGCCGGCGGGCTGGCCGCGAGCCTGCTGGTGGTGTCCGCCTGTGGCAGTGGCGGTTCCACCGGCTCGGCTGCGGGCGGCGCGGCCACCAGCGCGGCCCCCGCGGCGAACGTGCTGGGCCCGGTGGCGAAGGCGGCCGGCGCCCCGGTCCGGATCGGGGTCATCTCGGACGGGAAGTCGCCGATCATCGACCAGTCCGTCGAGTTCGACGTCGCCAAGGCCACCGTCGGCTACCTCAACGAGCACCGCTCCGGCATCGCCGGCCGGCCGATCGAGCTGGTGACCTGCGAGGCGCTCTCCGATCCGGCGAAGACCGCCGACTGCGCCAACCAGATGATCGAGCAGAACGCCGTCGCCGTGGTCGTCGGCGGCGTCGCCGCGCAGGAGAGCGCCTGGACCCCGCTGCACGACGCGGGCGTGCCGGTGGTCCTCTACTCGGCCAGCACCCCCGCGCTGCTGGGCGACGCCAAGAGCACGTACGTGCTCGCCGACCCGAACTTCGGGGTCATCGGGCTCCCGCTGGAGCTCGCCAAGAAGACGGGCTCCAAGAAGGTGACCGCGGTGGTGATCGACGTGCCGGCCGCGAAGGGCGTCCTGGAGGCCAGCGCGCCCGCGGCCTTCAAGAAGGCGGGCATCGACTTCAAGATGGTCGCCGTCGCGCCGGGTACGGCCGACATGACGCCCCAGATGCAGCCGATCGCGGCCGGCGGTGGCGAGGTCTTCATCCTGGGCAACGACGCGTTCTGCATCAGCGCGCTCAACGGCCTGAAGGCGGTCGGGTTCACCGGCCCGATCTCCGCCATCGTGCAGTGCATCACCGACGCGACGCGTACCGCCGTCTCCGGCAGCGTGCTCAAGGGCATCAACATCGCCGCCACGGCCCCGCTCGGCACGGACAACCCGTCGACCACCCTGTTCAACACCGTCGCCGCCACGTACGGCAAGGGCATCGACACCAGCAAGATCGCCGGGCTCAACACCTTCATGGCGGTGGCCGGGCTGCAGGCAGCCCTCACCGGCCTCACCGGCGACGTCACGCCCGCGACGGTCAACGCCGCGATCAAGGCGATGAAGAAGACGGAGCTTCCCGGCTCGGGCGGCCAGCAGTTCCAGTGCGGTGGCACGGCGGTCCCGGCCTCGCCCGCGTCCTGCGTCAGCGGTGGCCTGATCACCACCCTCGATGGCAAGGGCCAGCCGACGGCGTACGCGGTCGCCGGCGCCTGACCGGCCAGGGACCGACCTTGGCCCGGCCGTCGGTCCGGCACCCGCCGGACCGACGGCCCTCGGGGCGCGCCCAGCGCGGCAGGCCCCGGTCGCGCTGGGCCCGCCACCGCGTCGACCCTCCGGGGCGCGGTGTTGACCTGGACCACGGGAGATCGTCATGGCTCATGTCGGTGCGCTCCTGCTGGGGCTCGGTAACGGGGGTGTGTACGCGGCGCTCGCGCTGGCGCTCGTCCTGACCTACCGCAGCTCCGGCGTCATCAACTTCGCGACCGGAGCGGTCGCCCTGTACGTCGCCTACGCCTACGCCTTCCTCCGCCAGGGCGAGCTACTGATCATCATCCCCGGGCCGCCGACCTCGGTCGGCATCGGCGGGGATCCCGGGCTCGTCCCGGCGGTCCTGATCGCGCTCGTCTTCGGCGCGCTGTTGGGCGTCCTGCTGTATCTGCTGGTCTTCCGACCGCTGCGGGAGGCCCCGCCGCTGGCCCGAGCGGTGGCCTCGCTCGGCGTGCTGGTCGTCATCCAGTCGGCGATGGCGATCCGGCTCGGGACCGCCCCGGTCTCCGTCGACGCGATCTTCCCGGCCAGCCGGTGGCGGCTCGGCTCGGTGACGCTGCTGTCCGACCGGTTCTACCTGGCGGTGACGGTCGTCGCGCTCACGCTGGCGCTGACCGCCGTGTTCCGGTTCACCCGCTTCGGGCTCACCACCCGCGCCGCGGCCGAGTCCGCCACCGGCGCCTACGTCAGCGGCGCCTCACCGGACCGGATCGCCCTGCTCAACTGGATGATCAGCGGCGTCGTCGCCGGTGCCGCCGGCATCCTCATCGCGCCGCTGAGCCCGCTCGCGCCGACCACCTACACCCTGTTCGTCGTCCCGGCCCTGGCCGCGGCCGTCGTCGGGGGCTTCCAGCACCTCGTCCCGACCGTCGGGGCGGGCCTCGCCATCGGCATGCTGCAGTCCGAGGCGCTCTCGCAGGCCGCCCAGCATTCCTGGCTGCCGTCGACCGGCTCGTCGGAGCTCGTCCCCCTGCTCGTCATCCTCGTGGCGCTGCTGGCCTCCGGCCGCTCGATCCCGGTGCGCGGTGGCCTCGTGCGCCAGCCGCTCGGGCACGCGCCCCGGCCCCGCTCGCTGACCGTCCCGACGCTCGTCGGCACGGCCGTCGGCGTCCTCGCCCTCGTCGGCACGCACGGCACCTGGCGCGCCGCCGTCATCAGCACCTTCATCGCCGCCGTCATCGGGCTGTCCCTCGTCGTGGTCACCGGCTACGCGGGCCAGGTCTCGCTGGCCCAGCTCGCGCTGGCCGGTGCCGCCGCGTTCTCGCTGAGCGGCCTGACCCAGAGCTGGCACGTCCCGTTCCCGATCGCGCCGCTGCTCGCCGCCCTGGTCGCCACCGTCCTGGGCGTCCTGGTCGGGCTGCCGGCCCTGCGCCTGCGCGGGCTGACCCTCGGTGTCGTCACCCTCGCCCTGGCCTACGCGATCGAGGCGCTCTGGTTCCGCAACACCGACTTCGTCAGCAGCGCGGGGAACAAGGTCCGCCCGCCCAGGCTGTTCGGGCTCGACCTCGGGATCGGCACCGGTCACGCCTTCCCCCGAATCCAGTTCGGCCTGGTGTGCCTCGTCGTGCTGGTCGCCGTCGCGTGGGGCGTGGCCAGGCTGCGGACCAGCCGGCTCGGCTCCGCGATGCTGGCGGTCCGGGCCAACGAGCGCTCGGCCGCCGGGATCGGGATCAACGTCGTCCGCGTCAAGGTCGTCAGCTTCGCGCTGGCCTCGTTCATCGCCGGGCTGGGCGGCAGCCTGCTGGCCTACCGGCGCGGGGTCGTCACCTACGACTCGTTCACCGCGATCGGCGGCCTGAGCCTGCTGTCGACCGCCTACCTCGCCGGGGTCACCTCGGTCTTCGGCGGGGTCAACGCCGGCATCCTCGCGGGCTCCGGGATCGTCTTCGTCGCCACCGACCGCTGGATCCACCTCGGGGACTGGTTCCCGGTGCTCTCGGGCCTGGCCGTGATCGCGGTCCTCATCGGGCACCCCGAAGGAGTCGCCAGCGGCGGCCACGAGCTCGCCGACAAGATCGCCGCCCGCCGGGCCGGCTGGAGACGGCGCCGGGGCCTGGTGCCCGCGCCGGCAACGGACGTGTCGGCACCCGTGGGCCTGGCCGAGCCGGCCGCCGAGTCCCCGTCCGGGGTCGCCGTGGCTCCCCCACGCTCGGGCAAGCTCCTGGAGGTCAGCGGGCTGACCGTGCGCTACGGCGGCGTCCTCGCGGTGTCGGACGTGTCGCTGCGGGTGTCCCCGGGAACGGTCGTCGGGCTCATCGGCCCCAACGGAGCCGGGAAGACCAGCGTGATCGACGCGATCACCGGCTTCGCCCGCGCGGCCGGGACGGTGGCGCTCGACGGCACGCCGATCGACGGGCTGGCGTCGCACGCCCGGGTCCATCGCGGCCTGGCCCGCACCTTCCAGTCGCTCGACCTCTATGACGACCTCACCGTCGCCGAGAACGTCGACGCCGCGATGGTCGGGCGCCACCGCGACCGGGGCCACGAGGCGCTCACCGGCGCGCTGGGGCTGCTCGGCATCGCGGACCGCGCCGAGCGGCCCGCCGGGGAGCTCAGCCACGGGGAACGCCAGCTCGTCTCGATCGCCCGCGGCTGCGCGACCGACCCGGCGGTGCTCCTGCTCGACGAGCCGGCCGCGGGCCTCGACACCCGGGAGTCCCGCTGGCTCGGCGCGCGCATCCGCGCCATCGCTGACACCGGCGTCGGGGTGCTCCTCGTCGACCACGACGTCGCCCTGGTGCTGGAGATCTGCGACTACATCTACGTGCTCGACTTCGGCCAGATCATCGCCGCGGGTACGCCTTCCGAGATCCGCGGGAGCCGGGCCGTGGCCGACGCCTACCTCGGCGCCGTGCACGCCGCCGACGCCGCCGGCCCGCCGGCCACGGCCACCGCGCCGGCCGGGACCGGGGACGCGGACGGGACCTCTCAGCTTTCGGATGCCTCGGTGGTGACGTCATGACCAGCCCGACCACGACGACCGACCTGGCCGACGCGGCCACACCCGCCGCCGGGCCGAGGCTCGCCTGCCGTGGTCTGGCCGGTGGGCGCGGTTCGAGCGCGGTCTTCCGCGACGTCGACCTGACCGTCGGCGCCGGGGAGGTCCTGGCTCTGCTCGGGCCCAACGGCGCGGGCAAGAGCACCCTGCTGCTCACCCTCGCCGGACTGCTGCGCGCGCACTCAGGAGACATCGCCGTCGACGGCGAGCCACTGCGTCCCGGGCGCGCGACCGCCGCCAACCGGGCCGGGATCGTCCTGGTCCCCGACAACCGGGCCCTGTTCACCAGCCTGACCGTCGAGGAGAACCTCCGGGTGGCGGCCGCCCGGAGCGGCCCGAAACCCCGGTCGATGCTGGAGACCTTCCCCGACCTGGAGAAACGCTGGCGGGTACCGGCCGGCGCGCTGTCCGGCGGCGAGCAGCAGATGCTCGCCCTGGCCCGCGCGCTGGTCCAGCGGCCGCGGGTGCTGCTCGTCGACGAGCTCAGCATGGGCCTGGCCCCGCTCATCGTCGAGTCGCTGTTCGCCGCGATCAGCCGGATCGCCTCCGGCCACGGGTGCGCCGTCGTCATCGTCGAGCAGCATGTCGGCCTCGCCCTGAAGGCCGCCGACCACGCCGCGGTGCTCAACCGGGGCCGGATCGTCCTGCGCGACCGGGCCGCGGAGCTGGCCGCCCACCCCGACCGGCTGGAGGGCGCCTACCTCGGCACTCCCCCGCAGCCGGACCACACCCCCGAGCAGGCCTGACATGGGAGGACCGACCATGCCCGACTTAGGCGTCCCCACCGAAGCGACCAGCAGCGGCGTCGCATTGCCCGACGATCTCTCCGAGGTGCTTTCCCCGCGCTGGCTGAGCGAGGCGCTGGGTACCCGCTTCCCGGGGATCGAGGTCACCGCCGTCGTACCCGGCCCGGTGGTCAGCCGGGTCTCCACCAACGCCCGGTTCCGGGTCGAATGCGCCGGCGGGACGCCGGACGGCCTGTCGCCGTACCTGTGCGCCAAGGGCTACTTCGGCGACGTCGGGCGGCCCGCCCGCCCGGCGGGCGTGCCCGAGACCAGCTTCTACCGGGACCTGGCCGGCCGGACCGGCGTGCGCACCCTGCGCAGCGTCTTCGCGGACGTCGACACCCGGACCGGCCAGAACATCGTCATCACCGAGGACGTCGTCGCCGAGGGCGCGACCTTCCTCGACGGGCTGACCGACTGCACACCCGACCAGGTCGCCGACAGCCTCGACCAGCTCGCCACCCTGCACGCCGCGACCTGGGCTGATCCGTCCCTCGCCGACGCCGGCTGGCTGCGCAGCCGCCTGGAGACGTACCTGCTCGGCCGGGGCCTGCCCGAGATCGCCGGCAACTTCGGCTGCGCCATCGGCGCCCGGGTGCCCGACGAGACGCGTGACGCCGAGCGGCTCGTGGCCTCCTACCGCGCCCTGGCCGCGCAGACGCCCGGTGCCGCGCCGTGGACGGTCATCCACGGCGACCCGCACATCGGGAACGTCTACCGCGACGACGCCGGCCGGCCCGCCTTCCTGGACTGGCAGCTGGTGCAGCGCGGGCCCTGGTACATCGACGTCGGCTATCACCTCGCGTCGGCGCTCACCGTGGCCGACCGCAGGCGCTGCGAGCGGGACCTGCTGGCGCACTATCTCGACCGTCTGAAGGCCGGAGGCGTCGACGCTCCGCACCCGGACCAGGCCTGGAACGACATCCGGCGCGGCATTCTGCACGGTTTCTACCTCTGGGCCATCACGCTCAAGGTCGACCCGGCCATCACCACCGCGCTGCTGGAACGGCTCGGCACGGCCGCCGCCGACCACGACGTGTTCGCCTCGGTCGGCCAGTGACCACCGCGAGGCCGCAACTCCGCCACTGATCGCCCGACCCGTCTGGAGCGAGCCATGCCCAAGGGAATTCTGCTGGTGCAGTCCACCCCCGCCAGCCCCGAACGCGAGGCCGAGTACAACCGCTGGTACGACGAGGAACACATCCCCGACGTCTGCGCCATCCCCGGATTCGTCGCCGCGCGCCGTTACCACGTCCGTGAGGCCGGATCGATGAAGGGCACGCCGGGGATTCCGCCGTACGTCATCCTGTACGAGGTCGAGGCCGACGACTTCGCCGTGCCCATGGAAGAGCTGCGCATCAGGACCGAGGCGGGCAGCATCCGGCTGAGCGACGCGATCCGGCTTCCCTCGATCGTCGGCTTCTACGAGCTCCTCGAATAACCGAGGCCCCGGGCTGGCCGGTCAGCGTGACAGCCCTTTCTCTTTCTCTTTCGGCTTTTGGCTCCGATTTCCAGACCGGTCGGCGACGGCCGTCGCTCGACCTCGCGCAGAAAGGCACATCATGACGCCGAGAAGCGGTCGCCTCCAGGGCAAGGTGGCGTTCATCACCGGCGCCGCCCGTGGCCAGGGACGCTCGCACGCCCTGGCACTCGCCCGGGAGGGCGCCGACATCGCGGCGCTCGACATCGCGGAGCAGATCGAGACCGTGCCCTATCCGATGTCCACCCGCGCCGACCTGGACGAGACGGTCGCGCTGGTCCAGGAGGCGGGCGGCCGCTGCCTGCCGATCGTCGCCGACGTGCGCGACATCCACGCCATGGACGGCGCCGTCAAGGAGACGCTCGCCGAGCTCGGCCGCATCGACATCGTGCTCGCGAACGCCGGCATCCTCCACATCGCCCAGCAGGGCGAGGACCTCGACGGCGCGGCCCGCACCTGGGCCGACGCGGTCGGCGTGATGATGACCGGCGTCTTCAACACGATCCGCGTGACCGCGCAGCCGATGATCGACCAGGGTGACGGCGGTTCGATCGTCATCACCAGTTCGACCGCCGGCCTGTCCGGCATGCTCGACGGCACCGGCGGCATCGCCGGCTACACCGCGTCCAAGCACGGCGTGATCGGGCTGATGCGCGGCTACGCCAAGCTGCTCGGGCGCCACAGCATCCGGGTCAACTCCGTCCACCCGATGGGCGTCGCCACCCCGATGGTGATGAACGACCAGTTCGCCCAGCTCTACGCCGACCCCGAGAACGCCAAGATCCTCGACGTCGCGCCGCGGCTGTTGCCCATCAACATCCTCGACGCCGCCGACGTCAGCAACGCGATCGTCTGGCTCGTCTCCGACGACGCCCGCGCGATCACCGGCATCACCCTGCCCGTCGACGCCGGCGTCACCAGCCCCTGATTCGACTGATCGCGATTTCGGCCCTCCAGTGGTTGTCCCGAGTACCGAAAGACAACCACCAGAGGGCCGAAACGGCGATCAAGGCATCAGCGAACGCCGGAACTCAGCGGCCGCGCGGCTAATGCTCGCGGTCGGTCGGAGTGAACTCCAGGTGCAGTTCGGTGAGGCCTCGCAGCAGCCAGGTTGGTTCGTACTTGAAGCGGCGGTTGTCCGCCGGACCGTGGTGTTCCTCGGAGAGCCGGATGTCGCGGGTGCGGGCGAGGATGCGCTCGAGGCTGATGCGGCCCTCGACGCGGGCGAGCGGGCCGCCGGGGCAGGAGTGGACGCCGCGGCCGAACGCGATGTGCTGGCGGACGTTGTCGCGGTCGGGGTGGAACTCGGCCGGGCACTCGAACCGGCGCGGGTCGCGGTTGGCGGCGCCGTTCAGCAGCATGACCGGAGTTCCGGCGGCCACCTCGACGCCGCCGATGGTCGTGGTGCGCCTCGCCAGCCGGAAGTCGGCCTTGACGGGGCTCTCGATGCGCAGTGTCTCCTCGATCAGGTCGGGAATGCCGTCGGGATGGGCTCGAAGCTCGTCCTGCACACCCGGATTCTCGGCGAGGTACTTCAACGCTGACGCGAGCAGCCGGGCGGTCGTCTCCTGGCCGGCGGCGAACAGGAAGGTCGCGGCCCGGACGACCGACACGACGTCCGGGACGGCGCCGTCGGGATAGGTCGCCAGCGCCATCTTGGTCAGCGCGTCGTCGCGTGGCGAGCGGCGGCGGTCCTCGATGTACTGGGTGAACCAGGCGTCCAGCCAGCCGAGGGCGTCGTCCCGGCCCTTCTTGCCGTGCTTCTCGTTGCCGATCTGGGCCGGCTTGGGACTGAGGCCGAAACCCTCACGGAACCGCTGGTGGTCGGCCTCGGGCACCCCGAGCACGTCGGCGACGGCGAGCATCGCGAACGGCTGGGAGTACTCCCGGACGAACTCGCACCGGCCGCGGGCGAGGATCTCGTCGAACTGCCGATCCGCCAGGCCCAGGATGAACGCCTCGTTCTCCTTGAGCCGCGCCGGCGTGAGCAGCCGCATCAGCAGCGCTCGCTCCCGGGTGTGGTCGGGCGGGTCCATCGTGACCATGTGCTCGTTCAGCGGAAGCTGGTCGCGGTAGCGGTCGACGAGGTCGCTGACGTCGTCGCCTTCGAGCGGGACCGGGAACGCCGCGAACGGGCCCGCGAAGGAGTTGCACGACGAGAAGGTCTCGACGTTGCGGTACACCTCGGTGGCCTCGTCGTAGCCGGACACCGCCACCACTCCGAGGTGCGGCAGCGGCAGCACCGGGCACTCCGCCCGCAGCGACTCGAAGTACGGGTACGGGTCCTCGACGAGCGACGCGTCGTTGAAGAAGTCGATCGTCTTCCAGTCAGGCATCACGCTTTCCTTCCAGCATGCGGTGTGCACAGGATCCGGGCGTTCCTACATCTGGGTGCTCCCTTTGCCGGCGAGGATCATGCCGGCAAAGGGACGTGTCATGCTGGCTGGGCGGTACTCAGAGCCGGTAGAGCTTCCTGGCGTTCTCGCCGAGGATCTTCGCGCGCGCGTCCTGGGACAGGGTCGCCATCTTCGCCTCGACGCTCTGCAGCGGTCCCGGGTAGAGGCAGGTCGGGTGCGGGAAGTCGGTCTCGAACAGGATCCGGTCCTCGCCGACCGCCTCGATGAGGTCGGGCAGCTTGTTGCGGTTGTTCTCGAACCAGAACGTCGCGTAGATGTTGCTGCGGAAGTAGTCCGACGGCATCTTCCTCAGCTGGGCGAGCTCCTCCGGGGCGTTCTCCGCCATCTCGTAGTCGAGCGTCTCGAGGATGAACGGGATCCAGCCGATGCCACTTTCCACCGACACCGTCTGCAGGTCGGGGTGGCGGTCGAAGATGCCGGACAGGATCAGGTTCGTCACCACCCGAGCGTTGCCGATGAACAGCAGTGTGCCGCCGATCGCGAGCTTGGTGTTGGCGCCGTGGGACTCCCACGGGTACTTGCCGTAGAAGGTCATGCCGGTGACGCTGGCGCCGATGTGGAAGTGCACCGGCAGCCGCAGCTCGCTGCAGGCCTCCCAGAACGGGTCCCAGGCCCGGTTCGCCAGGTCGGGCGAGCCCAGGTCCTGCGGGTCCGACGTCATGTTGATACCGCGCGCGCCCAGCGCCGCGACCCGCCGCGCCTCGCTGACGCACAGGTCGATGTCCCACGCCGGCATCAGCGGCAGCGGCAGCAGCCGGTTGCCCGACTCGCTCTGGATCTCGGCCATCGCGTCGTTGTAGATCTCGATCGACAGCCGCGTCAGGGCCGGATCATCCGAGAGCCCGAGGTCCTGGCCGCCGAGTCCGATGGTGCTCGGAAAGATGATCTGGGCGTCGATGCCGCACTCGTCGAGAACCTGGAGCCGGACCTTCGGGTCGTAGGCGCCGACGTGGATCTCGTCGATCGTCCACTCGAATAACGCCTTGTTGGCGCTCTCCTTCTTGCCGTCACGGCCGATGACGCCGCCGGCGCTGTAGGCTCCGACCGGTTTTCCGTCGAACACCCACATCTGCTGTCCGTCGATGGTCTCCACCCGGGGAACCCGGTCGCGGAACTGGGCCGGCGCGCGCTTCGTGAAAAGATCGGCTGGTTCTGACCAGTGAGAGTCGGAGTCGACGATGAAGAGGCCGTTATCCGTCATGGTG is a genomic window of Pseudofrankia inefficax containing:
- a CDS encoding thiolase family protein, with product MSRPSGGGQVAIVGYAHSQVWRHAPRPLGAVAVDTARAAITDAGLKPDDIDGFATAALFPTAGAHTVEDGVSTVTAQWLADHLGVTPRYAAGFQGIGQLPGAVALAVGAITSGAADYVLLHRALHNPPGRYHANPMRTAAGAQQWTAPQGFFGPLAMIALPYNEYLQRYRASREAMATVVAEARKNGARIPWSYWHGKPLSRDEYLSAPVINDPVCRYDCDLPVDGVAAFVLTSAERARDLPHRPVHVAGLAFAAPPRPRLPLHWPLDDIMAAGTGLAGRLWASAGVGPDEVDLPQLYDGFSPFVYFWLEALGLCPVGEAHRFVQDGRIDSDRPGGLPVLSGGGALGNGRMHGLPQMIECYLQLSGRAGERQRERATVGVACQSSPHFGGAVVYTTEPTRERSRAR
- a CDS encoding Zn-ribbon domain-containing OB-fold protein, with amino-acid sequence MTSPAEGLPGRPLPVPDALSSAYWEAAGRHVLTVARCARCRTFVIPPDPVCPACGSSDPGFAFEAVSGSGVVRSWTVVRQSFLPGFAGDVPFVLVDVELAEQAELRLIGRLLDGPGAGLRLGAGVAAAFEDVAPGVAIPAFRLVEAS
- a CDS encoding CaiB/BaiF CoA transferase family protein, yielding MAKGAFDGLRVVELAQWVFVPVAGALLADWGADVIRVERPEGDPYRALATQGIGTDGGGVNLSVALANRGKRSVALDLRSEAGRAALDRLLDTADVFLTSFRPGALERLGLDADTLAARYPRLVYARGHGFGVRGPGADRPGYDSSAFWAQGGMAHVLTPPDRDAPIGQRGAIGDRNGAMALAFGIATALLQRERTGEGSVVDVSLLATAMWTLSSDVLSALAGGRPRAATGREAYVNPLVGAYRTSDGRHIQLVFLESDRYWAGFCRLVGRDDLAADPRFADLRARAENRDACVDALEAEFATRTFAEWKELLGRIDAPWAPMQAVEELLTDPQVLANDYLGQVEVDGGPTYSLPNVPVQFNGRPADLRRAPEHGEDTETVLLDLGYTWEQIAELKDAGAIP
- a CDS encoding ABC transporter substrate-binding protein — encoded protein: MWHDGSCPGSGRRRRAAARPGAVRLGALAGGLAASLLVVSACGSGGSTGSAAGGAATSAAPAANVLGPVAKAAGAPVRIGVISDGKSPIIDQSVEFDVAKATVGYLNEHRSGIAGRPIELVTCEALSDPAKTADCANQMIEQNAVAVVVGGVAAQESAWTPLHDAGVPVVLYSASTPALLGDAKSTYVLADPNFGVIGLPLELAKKTGSKKVTAVVIDVPAAKGVLEASAPAAFKKAGIDFKMVAVAPGTADMTPQMQPIAAGGGEVFILGNDAFCISALNGLKAVGFTGPISAIVQCITDATRTAVSGSVLKGINIAATAPLGTDNPSTTLFNTVAATYGKGIDTSKIAGLNTFMAVAGLQAALTGLTGDVTPATVNAAIKAMKKTELPGSGGQQFQCGGTAVPASPASCVSGGLITTLDGKGQPTAYAVAGA
- a CDS encoding branched-chain amino acid ABC transporter permease/ATP-binding protein codes for the protein MAHVGALLLGLGNGGVYAALALALVLTYRSSGVINFATGAVALYVAYAYAFLRQGELLIIIPGPPTSVGIGGDPGLVPAVLIALVFGALLGVLLYLLVFRPLREAPPLARAVASLGVLVVIQSAMAIRLGTAPVSVDAIFPASRWRLGSVTLLSDRFYLAVTVVALTLALTAVFRFTRFGLTTRAAAESATGAYVSGASPDRIALLNWMISGVVAGAAGILIAPLSPLAPTTYTLFVVPALAAAVVGGFQHLVPTVGAGLAIGMLQSEALSQAAQHSWLPSTGSSELVPLLVILVALLASGRSIPVRGGLVRQPLGHAPRPRSLTVPTLVGTAVGVLALVGTHGTWRAAVISTFIAAVIGLSLVVVTGYAGQVSLAQLALAGAAAFSLSGLTQSWHVPFPIAPLLAALVATVLGVLVGLPALRLRGLTLGVVTLALAYAIEALWFRNTDFVSSAGNKVRPPRLFGLDLGIGTGHAFPRIQFGLVCLVVLVAVAWGVARLRTSRLGSAMLAVRANERSAAGIGINVVRVKVVSFALASFIAGLGGSLLAYRRGVVTYDSFTAIGGLSLLSTAYLAGVTSVFGGVNAGILAGSGIVFVATDRWIHLGDWFPVLSGLAVIAVLIGHPEGVASGGHELADKIAARRAGWRRRRGLVPAPATDVSAPVGLAEPAAESPSGVAVAPPRSGKLLEVSGLTVRYGGVLAVSDVSLRVSPGTVVGLIGPNGAGKTSVIDAITGFARAAGTVALDGTPIDGLASHARVHRGLARTFQSLDLYDDLTVAENVDAAMVGRHRDRGHEALTGALGLLGIADRAERPAGELSHGERQLVSIARGCATDPAVLLLDEPAAGLDTRESRWLGARIRAIADTGVGVLLVDHDVALVLEICDYIYVLDFGQIIAAGTPSEIRGSRAVADAYLGAVHAADAAGPPATATAPAGTGDADGTSQLSDASVVTS
- a CDS encoding ABC transporter ATP-binding protein, with the protein product MTSPTTTTDLADAATPAAGPRLACRGLAGGRGSSAVFRDVDLTVGAGEVLALLGPNGAGKSTLLLTLAGLLRAHSGDIAVDGEPLRPGRATAANRAGIVLVPDNRALFTSLTVEENLRVAAARSGPKPRSMLETFPDLEKRWRVPAGALSGGEQQMLALARALVQRPRVLLVDELSMGLAPLIVESLFAAISRIASGHGCAVVIVEQHVGLALKAADHAAVLNRGRIVLRDRAAELAAHPDRLEGAYLGTPPQPDHTPEQA